A genomic region of Bdellovibrionales bacterium contains the following coding sequences:
- a CDS encoding TIGR00730 family Rossman fold protein — MKSLCIFCGSSSGNNPDFLKSARSLGQYLAENRITLIYGGANVGIMGVVADSTLESGGSVIGVLPKFLQGKEIAHTGLTELILCETMHERKMKMFELSHGFIALPGGFGTLEEVVEILTWQQLGFHKYPVGFLNIGGFFNHLKMFFDEMERTRLLRAENKKMALFGSSVPDLLKTMKSYKAPEVTKWISSSSV, encoded by the coding sequence ATGAAATCATTGTGCATTTTTTGTGGCTCAAGCTCAGGTAACAATCCCGATTTTTTAAAATCTGCTCGATCACTTGGGCAATACCTGGCTGAAAATAGAATCACTTTGATTTATGGAGGTGCAAACGTCGGCATAATGGGAGTAGTTGCGGATTCAACGCTAGAGAGTGGCGGCTCGGTTATAGGCGTTCTTCCTAAATTTCTTCAGGGGAAAGAAATTGCCCACACTGGCTTAACTGAACTTATTCTTTGCGAAACCATGCATGAGAGAAAGATGAAAATGTTTGAATTGTCGCACGGATTCATTGCCCTGCCAGGCGGGTTTGGGACTCTGGAAGAAGTAGTAGAAATTCTGACTTGGCAGCAACTCGGATTCCATAAATATCCGGTGGGCTTTCTCAATATTGGTGGGTTCTTCAATCACTTGAAGATGTTCTTTGATGAAATGGAGAGAACGAGACTATTGAGAGCAGAAAACAAGAAGATGGCTTTGTTTGGCAGCAGCGTACCAGACTTGTTAAAAACGATGAAATCATACAAGGCTCCCGAAGTAACGAAGTGGATATCTAGTTCCTCAGTGTAA
- a CDS encoding restriction endonuclease, translating into MRFCHNIFIHFSFLFIPSFYSVASPCIGALNSKPAELRSLSLEYSAGAVKDFLGVPFPRLKYKEARAIHSSEVKEIVSRYYDYVFVFNQFSQTLKDEERQILAPAFRIFMDRIDSFVSQYGPFESTSSILNRLNTLSNQLKGIAFERMIAVLLLRMGYSTVTIDESAKRKILNAIYGKKKLDIEIDVIATKDGLTYLVEAKSIKPLGNEHLAMQIKAVSRQMTSRKMRLPLNNHVRNIVIAHFNVGEDVRAEWLEAGADEVYYIRRNYLDDIDLY; encoded by the coding sequence ATGAGATTTTGTCACAATATATTCATTCATTTTAGTTTTCTGTTCATTCCCTCATTTTATAGTGTCGCCAGCCCTTGCATTGGCGCGCTGAATTCAAAACCTGCCGAACTTCGGTCCCTTTCTCTTGAATATTCTGCTGGTGCCGTTAAGGATTTCCTAGGCGTGCCGTTCCCACGTCTTAAATATAAAGAAGCTCGGGCCATTCATTCAAGTGAGGTTAAGGAGATTGTCTCCCGCTATTACGATTATGTATTTGTTTTTAATCAATTCTCACAGACCTTAAAAGATGAAGAAAGGCAGATTTTGGCTCCTGCTTTTCGAATTTTTATGGACAGAATCGATTCGTTCGTATCACAGTACGGACCATTTGAGAGTACTTCTTCAATTCTCAATCGGCTGAATACCTTGAGTAATCAATTGAAAGGTATCGCTTTCGAACGCATGATTGCGGTTCTTCTATTGAGGATGGGTTATTCAACGGTGACCATTGATGAGTCAGCGAAAAGAAAAATATTGAATGCTATCTATGGTAAAAAAAAATTGGATATTGAAATAGATGTGATTGCTACCAAAGATGGTTTAACCTATTTGGTAGAGGCTAAATCTATTAAACCTCTTGGAAATGAACATCTTGCAATGCAGATCAAAGCTGTTTCGCGACAAATGACGTCGCGAAAAATGCGCTTGCCGTTAAACAATCATGTGCGCAATATTGTAATCGCTCATTTCAATGTTGGAGAAGATGTTCGTGCTGAGTGGTTGGAGGCGGGAGCAGATGAAGTTTATTATATTCGCCGAAACTACCTTGATGATATTGACTTATATTGA
- a CDS encoding M48 family metallopeptidase — translation MRIARSFLFFVLVIPFFAPSTSYSRLKGTNISAAFPQDLINSLSEYGYFEAGENDFGLTPLLTRLVQKLQQPGDPTYSVILSKTPDANAFIYQTVSTEAYVVVNIGLIQKVDTLDELVILLAHELSHSSAFGRSARLVRGQLEEIETADRGSMERTLKAGYDPRAILSLFSTLTSDDSTRSGFFQGFLGSHPNMESRRTAANVWLKENFSKRRFPGASPKPWPDSVMQYKARPTPKIKNEEPPKVIHELERLSKIANQSPAYHNLTPYLKMALFLGSLGSYEFDYYGLLQRAIDQNIQLDQSALSHIVSGNNSYERIVPSFDFDFPEKENSRFAVFLMNLSRELESVSISKEQGKLLNSLYEQFYANYFRYKLPLVDENGKPLSEFAFRLQLETAILFATYPESRLSFNDPKAIRDIVLGHDYHQFRFFKMSRLMSLIERSSDPRIIADSFIYADFSFGSDFIEENRGKLESAFRWAVEQDNYTGAELLKLMKSDKDNIDRRYFEILAEAFNGETISPARKIILYVQLERSLSDVKDRILTGLRKSFGSSAELFSPRITALNVHQGIEQVLAGNGASWKLDWGLATQIVQDTNAWQQSRSREIQIVDVIYKQYASRYSGPAYDYRQKYAELLQKWMASALVRSRELPETMVGNRESLQEWIRFWELITSRAVTPYTDQLALKIFSSENIKNYPDLKSKMQPALEEKRVWDFALRKELLLVTRRTIWNDIESTTDKYERTKKIQKEIRFINQVFPESSFERQVALEKFTNHIRANASEALLVENEKSNRDSNADGVGMRVFSGFYEHVFSESSANRSKDRHENTFATLQFLLGNAPIPKFLDSALEAVGPDRFQRMFNTLDPEIRALVLAPLLERPRGLLNDSQWEDKVIELILSGVTAHQTESRLFLRALIHSLEKEAPFEKTLVI, via the coding sequence TTGCGCATAGCACGTTCATTTCTTTTTTTTGTCTTAGTAATTCCCTTTTTTGCGCCGAGCACCTCCTATTCTCGCCTCAAAGGAACTAACATTTCGGCGGCATTCCCCCAGGACCTGATAAACTCTCTATCCGAGTATGGGTACTTTGAAGCCGGCGAAAACGATTTTGGATTAACACCGCTCCTCACAAGACTGGTTCAGAAACTCCAGCAGCCTGGCGATCCGACCTATTCAGTCATTTTATCGAAAACACCCGACGCAAACGCATTCATTTATCAAACTGTCTCTACAGAAGCTTATGTCGTCGTAAATATCGGGCTCATTCAAAAGGTGGATACCCTTGATGAGCTGGTCATTTTATTGGCCCATGAACTCTCGCATTCGAGTGCCTTCGGAAGATCAGCGCGCCTTGTGCGAGGCCAATTGGAAGAAATCGAGACTGCTGACCGGGGATCGATGGAAAGGACCTTGAAAGCGGGCTATGACCCGCGTGCTATTCTTTCACTTTTTTCGACTTTGACTTCCGATGATTCCACTCGGAGCGGATTTTTTCAGGGTTTTTTGGGTTCGCATCCCAATATGGAGTCACGTCGTACCGCAGCTAATGTGTGGCTAAAAGAAAATTTCAGCAAACGCCGTTTTCCTGGTGCGAGCCCAAAACCATGGCCTGATTCAGTGATGCAGTATAAGGCAAGGCCCACTCCAAAGATAAAAAATGAAGAGCCACCCAAGGTGATCCATGAACTCGAACGTCTCAGCAAAATTGCAAACCAAAGCCCGGCCTATCATAACCTCACCCCATATTTAAAAATGGCATTATTTTTGGGAAGCCTAGGTAGTTATGAGTTTGACTATTATGGCCTTCTCCAGCGTGCAATCGATCAAAATATTCAATTAGACCAATCTGCACTTTCACACATTGTCAGCGGGAATAACAGTTATGAGCGGATCGTCCCAAGTTTTGATTTTGACTTTCCTGAAAAAGAAAACAGCAGGTTTGCCGTATTTTTAATGAACTTAAGTCGCGAACTAGAGTCGGTGTCAATAAGCAAAGAACAGGGCAAGCTACTGAATTCTCTTTATGAGCAATTTTATGCAAATTATTTTAGGTACAAACTTCCGTTGGTTGACGAGAATGGCAAACCGCTGTCAGAATTTGCGTTTCGTCTTCAACTTGAGACGGCAATCCTATTTGCCACCTATCCCGAAAGTCGTCTGTCTTTCAATGATCCAAAAGCGATTCGTGATATCGTTCTCGGACATGATTATCATCAATTCCGGTTTTTTAAAATGAGCAGACTGATGAGTCTAATTGAGCGCTCAAGTGACCCCAGAATCATCGCAGACAGCTTTATTTATGCGGATTTCAGCTTCGGAAGCGATTTTATCGAAGAGAACAGAGGGAAACTTGAATCGGCCTTTAGATGGGCCGTCGAACAGGACAATTATACTGGGGCCGAACTCCTCAAGCTCATGAAGTCCGATAAAGACAACATCGACAGAAGATATTTCGAAATCTTGGCTGAAGCATTCAACGGTGAAACCATTTCACCGGCGCGTAAAATCATCTTATATGTTCAGTTAGAACGATCTTTATCTGACGTGAAAGATCGAATTCTGACGGGTTTGAGAAAGAGCTTTGGATCGTCTGCGGAGTTGTTTTCCCCAAGGATCACGGCTTTAAATGTTCATCAGGGCATAGAACAAGTCCTGGCAGGCAACGGCGCTTCATGGAAGCTCGACTGGGGGTTGGCAACCCAGATTGTGCAAGATACGAATGCATGGCAACAATCACGATCGCGAGAAATTCAAATCGTCGACGTCATATATAAGCAGTATGCATCACGATATTCGGGACCAGCCTACGATTACCGACAAAAGTATGCTGAGCTTTTGCAAAAATGGATGGCGTCCGCTTTGGTGAGATCTCGAGAACTCCCGGAGACAATGGTTGGAAATCGCGAATCTTTGCAAGAATGGATTCGGTTTTGGGAACTGATTACTTCGAGAGCAGTAACTCCGTATACGGACCAATTGGCGCTCAAGATTTTTAGCTCCGAGAATATTAAAAATTATCCTGACCTGAAATCCAAAATGCAGCCAGCACTAGAAGAGAAACGGGTTTGGGACTTTGCCCTGCGCAAAGAGCTATTGTTAGTGACAAGACGAACCATATGGAATGACATTGAATCAACGACTGACAAATATGAGCGCACCAAAAAAATTCAGAAGGAAATTAGATTCATAAATCAAGTCTTTCCGGAAAGCAGTTTTGAGCGACAGGTAGCACTGGAGAAGTTTACAAATCACATTCGCGCGAATGCATCAGAGGCCTTGTTAGTCGAAAATGAAAAATCAAATCGCGACTCCAACGCGGATGGCGTAGGTATGCGCGTTTTCTCAGGATTTTATGAACATGTATTTAGCGAAAGTAGTGCCAATCGATCGAAAGACCGTCATGAAAATACCTTTGCCACTCTTCAATTTCTCCTCGGCAATGCTCCTATTCCTAAGTTTCTAGACTCAGCCTTGGAAGCTGTGGGGCCCGATCGCTTCCAGCGCATGTTTAACACGCTTGATCCTGAAATACGTGCGCTTGTGCTAGCACCACTCCTCGAGCGGCCACGGGGATTGCTGAATGATAGCCAATGGGAGGATAAAGTTATTGAATTGATTCTTTCCGGAGTGACCGCTCATCAGACTGAATCACGCCTTTTCTTGAGGGCGTTGATTCACTCTTTAGAAAAGGAAGCTCCATTTGAAAAGACTTTGGTCATCTAG
- a CDS encoding PAS domain S-box protein, with product MTTLNLVTSISGTSPTGLDNEKRRLLMIEACRVLFLVAILFVALVFQSTQGPFISLDVWLPFYLLLFLSFSFNAIYIHFFENAGKWHSFFNAGLFGFDALFVTVLIYFTGTSQSVFLFLYLVNIILCGLVFQRKGALLLALWTSILFSFLMIIGPSIQGQTLYFAVGLNNIAFYAVAFLGGILSEQLNFMGSELAERQRDIEVLRDLNQMIVDNMVTGLLTTGLDGLVTQVNQAAIGILEDRDLLNKSIFSIFPNLNSDFSLLTVHHDQNTNNRFEVEYKNYRGEKSTIEVTLGFLRNADSMVLGYVFTFQDLTQVKKIEYAMRQQEKMAAVGQLAAGIAHEIRNPLASISGSIQLLSTSNFASSGEDKKLMSIVLKEIDRLNDLITEFLDYVRPHARIEDPINLNQLIQEISDFVGNGTPSRVPVRRDLILKSGRLIYGHKDKLRQALLNIVINAYQAMGEVSAPVLRIETKDLDLVQRVQLRVEDNGCGIAESNRARIFEPFHTTKPGGTGLGLAIAHKILDSHGATISVESTLNKGTSFIIEFPSPDTQGEKPRLRIA from the coding sequence TAACGAAAAGCGACGTTTACTTATGATTGAGGCCTGTCGGGTTTTATTTCTTGTTGCTATTTTATTTGTTGCGCTCGTTTTTCAATCAACGCAGGGACCTTTCATCAGTCTTGATGTGTGGCTCCCGTTCTATTTATTGCTGTTTCTTTCGTTTTCCTTTAATGCGATCTACATACATTTTTTTGAGAACGCAGGAAAGTGGCACAGTTTTTTCAATGCCGGTCTCTTTGGATTTGATGCTTTATTTGTAACAGTATTAATCTATTTTACCGGCACGAGCCAGTCGGTATTTCTTTTTCTTTACCTAGTGAACATCATTCTCTGTGGGCTGGTTTTTCAGAGGAAGGGGGCTCTTCTTTTAGCTCTTTGGACCTCTATTCTTTTTAGCTTTTTAATGATCATCGGTCCATCAATCCAAGGCCAAACTCTCTATTTTGCTGTTGGATTGAACAACATTGCCTTTTATGCCGTGGCCTTCCTAGGGGGGATACTGAGTGAACAATTGAATTTCATGGGTTCTGAGTTGGCGGAGCGGCAGAGAGACATTGAGGTGCTCCGTGACCTCAATCAAATGATCGTAGATAACATGGTAACAGGGCTTCTTACCACTGGTCTCGATGGACTCGTCACCCAAGTTAATCAGGCTGCGATTGGAATACTCGAGGATCGTGATTTGTTGAACAAATCAATTTTTTCCATTTTTCCTAATTTGAATAGCGATTTTAGTTTATTAACAGTTCATCATGATCAGAACACGAATAATCGTTTTGAAGTTGAATACAAAAATTATCGAGGAGAGAAATCCACGATTGAGGTAACTCTTGGATTTTTGCGTAATGCCGATAGTATGGTTCTAGGGTATGTTTTTACATTTCAAGATTTGACACAAGTTAAAAAAATTGAGTATGCGATGAGACAACAGGAAAAAATGGCCGCCGTTGGTCAGCTTGCGGCCGGAATTGCGCATGAAATACGCAATCCCTTGGCAAGCATCAGTGGGAGTATTCAGCTTTTATCAACCTCTAATTTCGCTTCTTCTGGTGAAGATAAGAAATTAATGAGTATCGTCCTCAAGGAAATCGACAGGCTGAATGATTTAATTACGGAGTTTTTGGACTATGTGAGACCTCATGCTCGAATTGAAGATCCGATAAATCTGAATCAACTCATTCAGGAAATTTCTGATTTCGTCGGGAATGGGACTCCTTCGCGTGTTCCCGTGAGACGGGATCTCATACTTAAGAGCGGTCGTTTGATCTATGGACACAAAGACAAACTTCGTCAGGCCTTACTCAACATTGTAATTAACGCCTACCAGGCAATGGGGGAGGTAAGTGCTCCTGTCTTGAGAATAGAGACGAAGGATCTCGATCTTGTCCAGCGAGTTCAATTGAGAGTTGAGGACAATGGTTGTGGAATTGCAGAATCAAATCGAGCAAGAATTTTTGAACCATTTCACACCACAAAGCCGGGCGGAACAGGCTTGGGCCTTGCGATCGCGCACAAGATTCTTGATAGTCATGGGGCAACGATCAGCGTGGAATCCACCCTAAACAAGGGAACCTCCTTCATCATAGAATTTCCTAGTCCTGATACCCAAGGGGAGAAGCCCCGTTTGCGGATAGCCTGA